The Pedobacter mucosus genome window below encodes:
- a CDS encoding cytochrome ubiquinol oxidase subunit I — translation MDDFLAARSQMALSLGFHIIFSCIGMVMPFFMAVSHYKWLKSNDEVYKNITKAWSKGVAIFFATGAVSGTMLSFELGLLWPKFMEHAGPIFGMPFSLEGTAFFIEAIALGFFLYGWDKLNKWFHWFTGMVVGVSGLASGILVVAANAWMNSPAGFDFVNGQYLNVDPIQAMLNKAWFTQALHMCLAAFTATGFAVAGVHALMILRDKNKDFHLKAFKIAAIFACIGALLQPLSGDMSAKDVAKRQPAKLAAMEALYKTEKPAPLLIGGIVNEQNKTVKGAIKIPGALSFLAHGDFKSEVKGLDQIPENEQPPVAIVHYAFQIMVGIGTMLLLIALIYFVTIFKKKPLIEKRWLLKLFVFAIPMGYLALEAGWVVTEVGRQPWIIYGIMRTKDAVTPMPGIAYSFYIFSAIYVSLSMIVTFLLYRQIKMVPVVYDKKLGK, via the coding sequence ATGGATGATTTTTTAGCAGCACGATCCCAAATGGCCTTATCTTTAGGCTTTCATATTATCTTTTCTTGCATCGGTATGGTGATGCCATTTTTTATGGCGGTATCACATTACAAATGGCTAAAATCTAATGATGAAGTCTACAAAAACATAACTAAAGCATGGAGTAAAGGCGTTGCAATTTTCTTTGCAACAGGTGCAGTTTCTGGTACGATGTTATCTTTTGAGTTAGGGTTGCTTTGGCCAAAATTTATGGAACACGCCGGACCAATCTTTGGAATGCCATTTTCTCTAGAGGGAACAGCTTTTTTTATCGAGGCAATTGCATTGGGTTTCTTTTTATATGGTTGGGATAAATTAAATAAATGGTTCCATTGGTTTACCGGAATGGTAGTGGGCGTAAGTGGTTTGGCATCGGGAATATTAGTGGTCGCAGCCAACGCTTGGATGAATAGTCCGGCGGGTTTTGACTTTGTAAATGGTCAGTACTTAAACGTCGATCCCATACAAGCGATGTTAAATAAAGCTTGGTTTACGCAAGCTTTGCACATGTGTTTAGCTGCATTTACTGCTACTGGTTTTGCGGTTGCAGGCGTACATGCGCTGATGATCTTGCGAGATAAAAACAAAGATTTCCATCTAAAAGCTTTTAAAATAGCCGCCATTTTTGCCTGTATTGGCGCTTTGTTACAACCACTAAGCGGCGACATGTCGGCTAAAGATGTTGCCAAAAGACAGCCTGCTAAGTTGGCCGCAATGGAAGCTTTATATAAAACAGAAAAGCCTGCTCCACTATTAATTGGCGGCATCGTAAATGAGCAAAATAAGACAGTTAAAGGTGCTATAAAAATTCCAGGCGCCTTAAGTTTTCTAGCGCATGGCGATTTTAAATCAGAAGTCAAAGGGCTTGATCAAATTCCAGAAAATGAGCAGCCACCTGTTGCCATTGTTCATTATGCATTCCAAATTATGGTGGGTATTGGCACTATGCTTTTACTGATTGCATTAATTTATTTTGTTACCATTTTCAAAAAGAAACCGCTTATAGAAAAACGTTGGCTTCTTAAATTGTTTGTATTTGCTATCCCAATGGGCTATTTAGCTTTAGAAGCGGGTTGGGTTGTTACAGAAGTTGGCAGGCAGCCCTGGATAATTTATGGTATTATGCGCACTAAAGATGCCGTTACACCAATGCCCGGAATTGCCTATTCCTTTTATATTTTCTCGGCCATTTATGTTTCGCTAAGTA
- a CDS encoding MBL fold metallo-hydrolase translates to MERRNFIKNSALAMALLSIYKTDVFAQQDLLRAYNFKPLRNNVGIFTEQGGTIGWLNSSNGFVVIDSQFPASAPHVIEELKKLGEKPFKYLLNTHHHGDHTAGNIAFKGLAEKVVAHQNSLVNQKKVAEKANNLDKQLLPDTTFGTKWKAPVGDEKISAYYYGSGHTNGDAIYHFENANIVHVGDLVSNRKYPYIDRENGAHIGNWIVALDKIYNQFDNDTLFIYGHSREPEKVTGNKADLKAFQSYLQNLLTFVGGEIKNGKSKDDILKATSVPNAPEWQGEGIQRSLTAAYDELKGA, encoded by the coding sequence ATGGAAAGAAGAAATTTCATTAAAAACTCTGCTTTGGCAATGGCCTTGCTATCAATTTATAAAACAGATGTTTTTGCTCAGCAGGATTTGTTAAGAGCATATAATTTTAAACCTTTGCGAAACAATGTTGGCATTTTTACAGAGCAGGGTGGTACTATTGGATGGCTAAATTCTTCTAATGGATTTGTTGTGATAGATTCTCAATTTCCGGCTTCTGCCCCACATGTGATTGAAGAATTGAAGAAGCTTGGCGAAAAGCCTTTCAAATATTTATTAAACACACACCATCATGGCGATCATACAGCAGGAAATATTGCTTTTAAAGGCTTAGCGGAGAAGGTAGTAGCTCATCAAAATTCATTAGTTAATCAAAAAAAGGTTGCTGAAAAGGCAAATAATTTAGATAAGCAGTTACTGCCCGACACTACATTTGGTACAAAATGGAAAGCTCCAGTTGGTGATGAAAAAATAAGCGCCTATTATTATGGTTCGGGCCATACCAATGGTGATGCCATATACCATTTTGAAAATGCAAATATTGTACATGTAGGAGATTTAGTTTCAAATAGAAAATATCCATATATAGATAGAGAAAATGGAGCACACATTGGAAATTGGATTGTAGCTTTAGATAAAATATACAATCAATTTGATAACGATACTTTATTCATTTATGGACATAGTAGAGAGCCTGAAAAAGTTACTGGCAATAAAGCCGATCTCAAAGCTTTCCAAAGCTATTTACAAAATTTGCTGACTTTTGTAGGAGGAGAAATAAAAAATGGAAAATCAAAAGATGATATTCTGAAAGCCACTTCAGTCCCAAATGCACCAGAATGGCAAGGCGAAGGAATTCAACGAAGCCTAACCGCTGCTTATGACGAGCTAAAAGGCGCTTAA
- a CDS encoding alpha-amylase — MQNQTLIQYFHWYYNEKENLWTKVANEAVYLKELGITSVWLPPAYKSNSGALGIGYDAYDLFDLGEFDQKGSVSTRYGSKVAYLKAIDSLHNQGIGVLADAVFNHKAGGDEVEKIKVRTVNPDNRNEFTSDVFEIEAWTKFNFPGRKGKYSEFIWNHECFSGVDWAEDLKKTAIYVIQNFDGEGFEKVPSTELGNYDFLMFNDIDYRNEAVIAELNYWGEWIVETTKVDGFRLDAVKHINPAFISQWIDHLDQKFNRKFFIVAENWDVDCTEDQEEYIRITGGRTQIFDSLLHHNFYMASKDGNRFDMRKIFDNTLISLTPELAVTFVDNHDTQPLQALESYIYFWFRPLAYAIILLREQGIPCLFFPDIYGGIYDDQDKEANQIHIELVKLPQVEVMSKIRANLSYGEQRDYFNHENCIGWTRAGDDEYANSGLAVLLSTGNDGFKAMEIGKKFAGKTFIDALGYREQDVTIDENGWAEFHCNAGSVSVWILKTD; from the coding sequence ATGCAGAATCAAACGCTCATCCAATATTTTCACTGGTATTACAATGAGAAAGAAAATTTGTGGACAAAAGTAGCCAACGAAGCTGTATACTTAAAAGAATTAGGGATAACTTCTGTTTGGTTACCGCCAGCCTATAAATCCAATTCTGGGGCTTTAGGAATTGGTTATGATGCTTATGATTTATTTGATTTAGGCGAATTTGACCAAAAAGGTAGTGTAAGCACCAGATATGGTTCGAAAGTGGCCTATTTAAAAGCAATCGATTCTCTTCATAATCAAGGAATAGGTGTTTTAGCAGATGCTGTTTTTAACCACAAAGCTGGTGGCGACGAAGTTGAAAAAATAAAAGTCAGAACTGTAAATCCTGATAACAGAAACGAATTTACGAGTGATGTTTTTGAAATTGAAGCCTGGACAAAGTTTAATTTTCCAGGTAGAAAAGGAAAATATTCAGAATTTATCTGGAATCATGAATGTTTCAGCGGTGTAGATTGGGCTGAAGATTTAAAGAAAACTGCTATCTATGTTATTCAAAACTTCGACGGTGAAGGCTTTGAAAAAGTGCCATCTACCGAATTGGGTAACTATGATTTTTTAATGTTTAATGATATAGATTATCGAAACGAAGCAGTTATAGCAGAGCTGAATTATTGGGGCGAATGGATTGTAGAAACCACAAAGGTTGATGGTTTTAGATTAGATGCTGTTAAACACATCAATCCTGCTTTTATTTCTCAATGGATTGATCATTTAGATCAAAAATTTAATCGGAAATTTTTTATAGTTGCCGAAAATTGGGATGTTGATTGTACGGAAGATCAAGAGGAATATATCCGCATTACCGGAGGCAGAACTCAAATTTTCGATTCGCTTCTGCACCATAATTTTTACATGGCCAGTAAAGATGGAAATAGATTTGATATGAGGAAAATTTTTGATAATACACTCATATCACTTACGCCAGAGCTTGCCGTTACATTTGTCGATAATCATGATACTCAACCTTTGCAAGCATTAGAAAGTTATATCTATTTTTGGTTCAGGCCACTTGCTTATGCGATAATTCTGTTGCGTGAACAGGGAATTCCATGTCTTTTTTTTCCAGATATTTATGGTGGAATTTACGATGATCAGGATAAAGAAGCTAATCAAATACACATTGAATTGGTGAAATTACCCCAAGTTGAAGTGATGAGCAAGATTAGAGCAAACTTATCATACGGTGAACAACGGGATTATTTTAATCATGAAAACTGTATTGGCTGGACCAGAGCAGGCGATGATGAGTATGCAAATAGTGGTTTGGCTGTGTTACTAAGTACCGGGAACGATGGATTTAAAGCAATGGAAATAGGGAAGAAGTTTGCAGGAAAAACTTTTATTGATGCTTTAGGATATAGGGAACAGGACGTTACAATTGATGAAAACGGTTGGGCTGAATTTCATTGTAATGCTGGCAGCGTTTCCGTTTGGATTTTAAAAACTGATTAA
- a CDS encoding hydroxypyruvate isomerase family protein, with protein MKRSEFIRNSLLTAGAITTGAGFTETFAAEKKNPLLSDKIFNLDYAPHQGMFENHAGKSFLDQIQFMYDKGFRSIEDNGYLDRPVEEQEKIGNLLSKLNMTMGVFVVDGGDNWKTSLTTGKKEFKDKFVETCKKSVEAAKRCNAKWLTVVPGFYERNLPYGNQFANIIDAMRAGAEIFEPHGLIMVLETLSDTPELFLQKTNETYAVCKAVKSPSCKILYDIYHMQRTEGDLIKTIDRCWDEIAYIQIGDNPGRKEPTTGEINYKNLFKHLHQKGYKGVMGMEHGNSKKGKEGELAVIAAYREEDNFL; from the coding sequence ATGAAAAGAAGTGAATTTATAAGAAATAGCCTTCTTACAGCAGGCGCAATTACCACAGGAGCAGGATTTACAGAAACTTTTGCTGCCGAAAAGAAAAACCCATTACTTAGCGATAAAATCTTTAATCTGGATTATGCCCCACATCAAGGCATGTTTGAGAACCATGCGGGCAAAAGTTTTTTGGATCAAATCCAGTTTATGTATGATAAAGGTTTCCGATCTATCGAAGATAATGGTTATCTAGACCGCCCGGTTGAGGAGCAAGAAAAAATCGGTAATCTTTTATCTAAACTTAATATGACCATGGGCGTTTTCGTGGTAGATGGAGGAGATAACTGGAAAACATCATTAACTACAGGTAAAAAAGAATTCAAAGATAAATTTGTAGAAACGTGCAAAAAATCAGTTGAGGCTGCAAAACGCTGCAACGCCAAATGGCTAACGGTGGTTCCGGGTTTTTATGAACGTAATTTACCTTACGGAAATCAGTTTGCAAATATTATAGATGCCATGAGGGCCGGAGCTGAAATTTTTGAACCGCATGGTTTAATTATGGTTTTGGAAACATTGAGTGATACGCCTGAATTATTCCTGCAAAAAACCAACGAAACTTATGCTGTTTGTAAGGCGGTTAAAAGTCCATCGTGTAAAATTCTTTATGATATTTACCATATGCAGCGAACTGAAGGTGATTTAATTAAAACTATAGATCGCTGTTGGGATGAAATTGCCTATATCCAAATTGGCGATAATCCTGGGAGAAAGGAACCGACAACTGGTGAAATAAATTATAAAAATCTCTTTAAACACTTGCATCAAAAAGGTTATAAAGGCGTAATGGGAATGGAACACGGAAATTCAAAAAAAGGAAAAGAGGGCGAATTAGCTGTGATTGCTGCATATCGCGAAGAAGATAATTTTTTGTAA
- a CDS encoding FAD:protein FMN transferase translates to MLFYSNFKPELKQYKITGFAQGTDYTIMYYAKDSLATKKGIDSLLDEIDLSMSLYKKGSLINQFNRADQQIKTDHFMNDVLKKSFEIYYDSKGIFDITVAPLVQAWGFGPKANNKEPSKTEIKSILKNVGISNLKLADGILSKTKPAIQIDLNGIAQGYSVDLIADYLIKKGIKSFVAELGGEIRIAGPKPDGTPMKIGIEGPDQDGTPIIRHVASLNTGAITTSGNYRKFHQSGKKKISHLINAKTGYPLENEMISVTVYAENAITADGYDNVLMGMHLKQALKFVEKRENLQAYFVYHKKDGSIADTLSTGFKKYLIK, encoded by the coding sequence ATGCTATTCTATTCGAATTTCAAACCAGAACTTAAACAATATAAAATTACTGGTTTTGCTCAGGGTACGGACTACACTATAATGTATTATGCAAAAGATAGCCTAGCAACAAAAAAAGGTATAGATAGCTTGTTGGATGAAATTGATTTATCGATGTCGCTTTATAAAAAAGGTTCATTGATAAATCAGTTTAACCGTGCTGACCAACAAATTAAAACAGATCATTTTATGAATGATGTTTTAAAGAAAAGCTTTGAAATTTATTATGACTCTAAAGGAATTTTCGATATTACCGTTGCTCCTTTAGTGCAGGCATGGGGTTTTGGTCCGAAAGCAAACAACAAGGAGCCAAGCAAAACTGAAATAAAATCTATTTTAAAGAATGTTGGGATAAGCAATTTAAAACTTGCAGATGGAATTTTATCCAAAACCAAACCAGCAATTCAAATCGATTTAAACGGAATTGCGCAAGGATATAGCGTTGATTTAATCGCGGATTATTTAATTAAAAAAGGCATAAAGAGCTTCGTAGCCGAATTGGGTGGAGAAATTAGAATTGCTGGTCCTAAACCTGATGGAACACCAATGAAAATCGGAATTGAAGGTCCTGATCAAGATGGAACACCAATCATCAGACATGTTGCAAGCTTAAATACTGGTGCAATTACCACATCAGGAAACTATAGAAAGTTTCATCAAAGCGGAAAGAAAAAAATATCGCATTTAATTAATGCGAAAACTGGATATCCACTGGAAAATGAAATGATCAGTGTTACGGTTTATGCTGAAAATGCCATTACTGCAGATGGTTACGATAACGTGTTGATGGGGATGCATCTTAAACAAGCTTTAAAATTTGTAGAGAAACGAGAAAATCTACAAGCGTATTTTGTTTATCATAAAAAAGATGGTTCAATTGCGGATACATTATCTACCGGATTTAAAAAATATTTGATCAAATAA
- a CDS encoding Gfo/Idh/MocA family protein, protein MKKEPNAQERRDFLKASALLAGGVILSSIPLAGAYASGSDTIKVALIGCGDRGTGAAFQALSTKYNLKLVAMADAFQDRLDSSYQSLSSKFAAKMDVPKERQFVGFDAYLKAIPLADVVLLVTPPGFRPIHFEEAVKQGKHVFMEKPVAVDAPGIRRVLAAAEEAKKKKLNVVVGLQRRYQTNYREAMKRVQDGAIGEIVSGQVYWNSGGVWVRPRTAAQTEMEYQMRNWYYFNWLCGDHIVEQHVHNIDIANWITGEHPISVQGTGSRAWRTGKDYGEIYDNHTNEFTYANGAVIQSQCRHFEGTSNRVDESFQGTKGKIYLSGGNEAVILDYKGKEIYRHNTKGNANPYQTEHDELFEAITKGDYKFTNADYGATTTFSGIIGRYATYSGQTIKWDEALAANNSLSPERYAWDANPKLMPDANGLYSVAMPGKTKVL, encoded by the coding sequence ATGAAAAAAGAACCAAATGCACAAGAAAGACGTGATTTTCTTAAAGCCTCTGCCCTACTTGCCGGGGGTGTAATTTTAAGTAGCATTCCCCTTGCTGGTGCTTATGCATCAGGTAGTGATACCATTAAAGTTGCCTTAATAGGTTGCGGTGATAGAGGAACTGGAGCAGCCTTTCAAGCTTTAAGCACAAAATATAACCTTAAATTGGTTGCCATGGCCGATGCTTTTCAAGATCGTTTAGATAGCAGTTATCAATCTTTAAGCTCAAAATTTGCTGCCAAAATGGATGTTCCAAAAGAGCGACAGTTTGTAGGTTTTGATGCTTATTTAAAAGCAATTCCTTTGGCTGATGTTGTTTTATTGGTTACTCCGCCGGGGTTCAGACCAATTCATTTTGAAGAAGCTGTTAAACAAGGGAAACATGTTTTTATGGAAAAACCAGTTGCCGTAGATGCCCCTGGAATTCGCAGGGTTTTAGCAGCTGCTGAAGAGGCTAAAAAGAAAAAATTAAATGTTGTGGTTGGCTTGCAAAGACGTTATCAAACTAACTATCGCGAAGCAATGAAACGCGTTCAGGATGGTGCCATTGGAGAAATAGTTTCTGGTCAGGTTTATTGGAATAGTGGTGGCGTTTGGGTTCGCCCACGTACCGCAGCCCAAACCGAAATGGAATATCAAATGCGTAACTGGTATTATTTTAACTGGTTATGTGGCGATCATATTGTAGAACAGCATGTTCATAATATCGATATTGCCAATTGGATTACCGGCGAACATCCTATTTCAGTGCAAGGAACAGGCAGTAGAGCTTGGCGTACCGGTAAAGATTATGGCGAAATTTATGATAACCATACCAATGAATTTACCTACGCAAATGGCGCAGTAATTCAAAGTCAGTGCAGGCATTTTGAAGGAACCAGCAACCGTGTTGATGAATCTTTTCAAGGTACAAAAGGAAAAATCTATCTTTCCGGAGGAAATGAAGCAGTTATTTTGGATTATAAGGGAAAAGAGATTTATAGACATAATACCAAAGGAAATGCTAATCCATACCAAACCGAGCATGATGAGCTTTTCGAAGCAATAACTAAAGGTGACTACAAATTTACCAATGCAGATTATGGAGCAACAACCACTTTTTCAGGCATCATAGGTCGTTATGCCACTTATTCTGGTCAAACCATAAAATGGGATGAAGCCTTGGCTGCAAATAACAGTTTATCACCAGAACGCTACGCTTGGGATGCAAATCCAAAATTAATGCCAGATGCAAATGGATTATATTCTGTAGCAATGCCTGGAAAAACTAAAGTTTTATAA
- a CDS encoding formylglycine-generating enzyme family protein, whose protein sequence is MFKKLIALAFILSPCVAIFAQSDSKSYTQTINGTKLVFEMQAIPAGIFHMGNKNGKADEQPVHEVQLDAFWIGKHEVTWDIFEPFLYRDFEKQASVVAIPAEVDAVTRPTKPYLDMTFGMGKEHQPAVAMTQYNAIQFCKWLYVRTGIFYRLPTEAEWEYACKAGSNANYSFGNEISDLKDYAWYKENSGNKTHPVGQKKPNAWGLYDMHGNVSEWTYDLYVDNFYKQSKTKISVNPIAISNQLYPNVVRGGSYDETPENLFSSSRLPSSPSWKQLDPQIPKSNWWYPEAPFVGMRLVRPVKAPSKVDIDAYYNKLPIKDL, encoded by the coding sequence ATGTTTAAGAAATTAATTGCTTTGGCATTTATCCTATCACCTTGTGTAGCTATTTTTGCACAAAGTGATTCCAAATCATACACGCAAACTATTAACGGAACAAAATTAGTTTTTGAAATGCAAGCCATCCCAGCGGGTATATTTCATATGGGAAACAAAAATGGCAAGGCCGATGAACAACCTGTACATGAAGTTCAACTCGATGCTTTTTGGATTGGAAAACACGAGGTTACCTGGGATATTTTTGAACCTTTCCTATACCGCGACTTCGAAAAGCAGGCAAGCGTTGTGGCTATTCCGGCAGAAGTTGATGCAGTAACCAGGCCAACAAAACCCTATCTAGATATGACATTTGGCATGGGAAAAGAACACCAACCCGCAGTGGCGATGACCCAATATAACGCCATTCAATTTTGTAAATGGCTTTATGTTCGCACTGGCATTTTCTACCGCTTGCCAACAGAAGCAGAATGGGAATACGCCTGTAAAGCGGGTTCAAACGCGAATTATTCCTTTGGAAATGAAATTTCAGATTTAAAAGATTACGCTTGGTATAAAGAAAATAGTGGCAATAAAACTCATCCTGTCGGACAAAAAAAACCTAATGCCTGGGGTTTGTATGATATGCATGGCAATGTAAGCGAATGGACTTATGATTTGTACGTTGATAATTTTTACAAGCAGTCTAAGACTAAAATATCCGTTAATCCAATTGCCATTTCTAATCAATTATATCCAAATGTTGTTCGTGGAGGCTCATATGATGAAACCCCTGAAAACCTATTTTCGTCGTCGCGTTTGCCATCCAGCCCGTCATGGAAACAACTCGATCCTCAAATTCCGAAAAGCAATTGGTGGTATCCTGAAGCTCCATTTGTTGGAATGCGCTTGGTTCGCCCAGTTAAAGCACCATCAAAAGTAGATATTGATGCTTACTATAATAAGCTACCTATTAAAGATTTATAA
- a CDS encoding DUF5103 domain-containing protein encodes MRKCLFITLFFCSTFTFAQTIPTFTYENKIYLPNIKTALCYNSNKEQSLPVIMLNSAEMLIFSFDDLLGGTKNYWYTIELCTSDWKASKVSSIDYLESFSDDRIINYRYSSNTNRKYTHYELSLPNTQVKPKIGGNYILKVYQDNDKNKPVISQRFYIVDNQVAVALEITNSLQVENRNYKQKINFTISHQMAIPNPYQDLKAVVMQNFNANTAQVNTRPAFVKPNQLIYNDLNTNDFWGNNEFRKFDTRSLRYKADNVRDIYRDNETVNVMLFQDLPRNNSAFANQYDENGNFFIRNTDGRDDKTEAEYMGVLFTLNATPPITNGDAYVIGRFNNYTLNADNKLIYDANKKQFYASIMLKQGLYDYEYAWLDKTTYTLETRPFEGSFFQTENSYQIFIYYRKPGARWETLVGYTNVSNRPKQ; translated from the coding sequence ATGCGCAAATGTTTATTCATCACTCTATTTTTCTGCTCAACCTTCACCTTTGCTCAAACAATACCAACATTTACTTACGAAAACAAAATTTATCTACCTAATATTAAAACTGCACTTTGTTATAATAGCAATAAAGAGCAAAGTTTGCCAGTAATCATGCTAAATTCGGCCGAAATGCTGATCTTTTCTTTTGATGATTTATTGGGTGGAACAAAAAATTACTGGTACACGATAGAGCTTTGTACATCAGATTGGAAAGCATCTAAGGTTTCAAGCATAGATTATCTGGAAAGTTTTAGTGATGATCGCATCATAAATTACCGATATTCATCAAATACAAATAGAAAATATACGCACTACGAACTTTCACTTCCTAATACGCAGGTTAAGCCAAAAATTGGTGGAAATTATATCTTAAAAGTTTACCAGGACAATGATAAAAACAAGCCAGTTATTTCTCAGCGCTTTTATATTGTTGATAATCAAGTAGCTGTTGCGTTAGAAATCACAAATTCTTTGCAGGTTGAAAATAGAAATTATAAACAAAAAATAAATTTTACAATAAGCCACCAAATGGCAATTCCAAATCCTTATCAAGATTTAAAGGCCGTTGTAATGCAGAATTTCAACGCTAATACAGCCCAAGTAAATACTCGTCCAGCTTTTGTTAAACCAAACCAATTAATTTATAACGATTTAAACACAAACGATTTTTGGGGAAACAATGAGTTTAGAAAGTTCGATACCAGAAGTTTAAGATATAAGGCAGACAATGTACGAGATATATATCGAGATAATGAAACCGTAAATGTGATGCTTTTTCAGGATTTGCCAAGAAATAATAGTGCATTTGCAAATCAATATGATGAAAACGGAAACTTTTTTATCCGCAATACAGATGGTAGAGACGATAAAACTGAAGCTGAATATATGGGTGTTTTATTTACTTTAAATGCGACACCTCCAATTACAAATGGTGATGCTTACGTTATTGGTCGATTTAATAACTACACTTTAAACGCCGATAATAAATTGATTTATGATGCTAATAAAAAGCAGTTTTATGCAAGCATTATGCTTAAACAGGGCTTATATGATTACGAATATGCGTGGCTTGATAAAACCACATATACTTTAGAAACAAGACCTTTTGAAGGCTCATTTTTTCAAACTGAAAATAGTTATCAAATTTTTATCTATTACCGCAAACCTGGCGCTAGATGGGAAACGCTTGTGGGTTATACTAATGTAAGTAACAGGCCAAAGCAATAA